A genomic window from Aerosakkonema funiforme FACHB-1375 includes:
- a CDS encoding 4Fe-4S dicluster domain-containing protein, with protein sequence MGKLFNELKQDLLYQHGMNACLNCGVCTAVCPAAEFSEYSPREVMNICYSEDDEQIEELLKSDKIWYCGQCFSCKTRCPRGNSTASVILALRRLSVRYGYFAESEKGRQQLFAKRVFGENILKRGYTLLAENITPAHFPELGENWEYYYEHREEMRAWWDVPMNLENSPGSHRVIPEKDMEELRAIYQATGAIELMDAVEKGMEKKLGSKAEVEKYWQNWLETADSRNYQLKENK encoded by the coding sequence ATGGGCAAATTATTTAACGAGCTTAAACAAGACCTTTTGTACCAGCACGGCATGAATGCCTGCCTGAACTGCGGCGTATGCACAGCAGTTTGTCCGGCGGCAGAGTTCAGCGAATACTCCCCCAGAGAGGTAATGAACATTTGCTACTCAGAAGATGATGAACAAATTGAAGAATTACTTAAATCGGACAAAATTTGGTATTGCGGGCAATGTTTTTCCTGTAAAACGCGCTGTCCGAGAGGCAACAGCACCGCCTCAGTCATTCTGGCATTGCGCCGACTTTCCGTTCGTTACGGTTACTTTGCCGAGTCAGAAAAAGGCAGACAGCAATTATTTGCCAAGCGAGTATTCGGGGAAAACATATTAAAACGAGGTTATACATTGTTAGCAGAAAATATCACACCCGCCCATTTCCCCGAATTAGGTGAAAACTGGGAATACTATTACGAACATCGCGAAGAAATGCGGGCATGGTGGGATGTACCCATGAATCTGGAAAATAGTCCAGGTTCCCACCGAGTTATTCCGGAAAAAGACATGGAAGAATTGCGGGCAATTTATCAAGCCACGGGTGCGATCGAATTAATGGATGCCGTCGAAAAAGGCATGGAAAAGAAGCTCGGCAGTAAAGCAGAAGTAGAAAAATACTGGCAAAATTGGTTAGAAACCGCTGATAGCAGAAACTACCAACTCAAAGAAAACAAATAA
- a CDS encoding heterodisulfide reductase-related iron-sulfur binding cluster, with product MKVARENIAWERHQKQVPTIDDEGGKLWGCFRSCFLQSAAPYTEGIAYKILKNDLGMELREAPGHTSCGAIGYHGDVSNIETQMVVAARNFSVAHHELGVDNLFSFCVTSFANYTEMIKLWEEEPELREYTEKTLKETTGREFWVPHVSGGRPSVVHASDVFFANRHKLAAKAKYSLKGIKAVDHIGCHYGKIFPSECMGGAEFPQVLVGLLEAFGAEIVDYPERRHCCGMGFRQCAFPENRDYTASSVYKKMKSLKEAHPDCNLILTNCPGCTVFLDAEQGTIKEILSEEFNVSVLDYAQLTGLMLGYDPFKDCGLNAKVVQIEPLLDKIGIPYDKSKTPEQRRRPF from the coding sequence ATGAAAGTAGCAAGAGAAAATATCGCTTGGGAAAGACATCAAAAGCAAGTTCCAACCATAGATGATGAAGGCGGAAAATTGTGGGGTTGCTTCCGCAGTTGTTTCCTTCAAAGTGCCGCCCCCTATACCGAAGGCATTGCCTATAAAATCTTAAAAAACGATTTGGGTATGGAATTGCGGGAAGCACCCGGACATACTTCTTGTGGCGCAATTGGCTATCACGGAGATGTGTCAAATATCGAAACACAAATGGTAGTTGCGGCGAGAAACTTTTCGGTTGCCCATCACGAATTAGGTGTGGATAATCTCTTTTCATTCTGCGTCACATCCTTTGCCAACTACACAGAAATGATTAAACTTTGGGAAGAAGAACCAGAGTTGCGAGAATACACAGAAAAAACCTTAAAAGAAACGACAGGAAGAGAATTTTGGGTTCCTCACGTTTCCGGCGGCAGACCTTCTGTTGTTCACGCTTCCGATGTATTTTTCGCCAATCGCCACAAACTCGCAGCCAAAGCAAAATATAGCTTGAAAGGAATCAAAGCAGTCGATCATATTGGATGCCACTACGGAAAAATATTTCCAAGCGAGTGCATGGGTGGCGCTGAATTCCCGCAAGTTTTAGTAGGATTATTAGAAGCTTTCGGTGCCGAAATCGTTGATTATCCAGAACGGAGACATTGCTGCGGTATGGGTTTCCGGCAATGTGCGTTTCCCGAAAACCGAGACTACACTGCCAGCAGCGTTTACAAGAAAATGAAAAGCCTCAAAGAAGCGCACCCCGATTGTAACTTAATCCTCACCAACTGTCCCGGTTGCACAGTATTTTTAGATGCCGAACAAGGAACAATCAAAGAAATTTTGTCAGAAGAATTCAACGTCAGCGTTTTGGATTACGCACAATTAACCGGGTTAATGTTAGGCTACGACCCCTTCAAAGATTGCGGATTGAATGCCAAAGTTGTTCAAATCGAACCTTTACTAGATAAAATCGGCATTCCTTACGACAAATCCAAAACTCCCGAACAACGCCGCAGACCATTTTAA
- a CDS encoding FAD-dependent oxidoreductase — protein sequence MGKSVVVIGGGPAGMAAAGKLQDFGYDVVLIEKKAEVGGHLNKWYKVFPDFTDASEIVANLKQALGKTRIVNNATVTRIEGAAPNFKVTVSTGEEIDAGAILVSTGFKHFDATFKEEYGYGIYDNCITSVELDAMLKAQSVKTRNGKAPKKVAMVHCVGSRDEKVNNNYCSRVCCTNGIKVAIEIKQQNPECEIYCLYMDIRVFGRGYEELYRTSQQEYAVQFLRGRLSEAGEKNDGSLLLRLEDTLTAKPMRLTVDLLVLMVGMEGNAELADVAGLSVGCDRFYATAHQQYANNASTRRGIFLAGAATGPKAIMESITDGRSAAAEIASFLASDRAIFVPSLNEQLHLTKV from the coding sequence ATGGGTAAAAGTGTAGTCGTAATCGGTGGTGGCCCTGCGGGAATGGCAGCAGCAGGAAAACTGCAAGACTTTGGATATGATGTGGTTTTGATTGAGAAGAAAGCCGAAGTTGGGGGACATTTAAACAAGTGGTATAAAGTCTTTCCTGACTTTACCGATGCTTCCGAAATTGTCGCCAATTTAAAACAAGCTTTGGGTAAAACCAGAATTGTAAATAATGCGACTGTAACCCGCATTGAAGGTGCCGCACCTAACTTTAAAGTGACTGTATCGACAGGTGAAGAAATTGATGCTGGCGCGATTCTGGTATCCACTGGCTTTAAGCATTTCGATGCTACCTTTAAAGAAGAATATGGATATGGAATCTACGATAATTGCATCACTTCCGTAGAGTTGGACGCCATGCTAAAGGCGCAAAGCGTGAAAACTAGAAACGGGAAAGCGCCGAAAAAAGTAGCGATGGTGCATTGCGTTGGTTCTCGCGATGAGAAGGTGAATAATAATTACTGTTCGCGAGTTTGCTGTACCAATGGAATTAAAGTTGCGATCGAAATTAAACAACAAAATCCCGAATGCGAAATTTATTGCCTTTACATGGATATTCGGGTGTTCGGTCGCGGTTATGAAGAACTGTACAGAACATCGCAACAAGAGTATGCCGTGCAATTCCTGCGGGGTCGGCTTTCCGAAGCTGGTGAGAAAAATGATGGCAGCTTGTTGTTGCGCTTAGAAGATACTTTGACAGCAAAACCGATGCGGTTAACTGTTGACCTTTTGGTTTTGATGGTGGGAATGGAAGGTAATGCCGAATTAGCAGACGTGGCGGGTTTAAGTGTTGGTTGCGATCGCTTCTACGCCACTGCACATCAACAATATGCCAATAATGCTTCTACCCGGAGAGGTATTTTTCTCGCAGGTGCGGCAACTGGGCCAAAAGCGATTATGGAATCGATTACCGATGGACGATCGGCAGCAGCAGAAATTGCCAGTTTTTTGGCTAGCGATCGCGCAATTTTTGTACCCAGCCTCAACGAACAGCTTCACTTAACTAAGGTTTAA
- a CDS encoding 4Fe-4S dicluster domain-containing protein: MAVKNKKFLFGLKVDRQLDGDKMNREFLDKVIAEGGEGAAIAACMQCGTCSGGCTNIDLMDMSPRTLVLMVQRGEWEKVLKSNALWLCTSCYICTSRCPRGVRPADVIEAVKAIGIRQGVENDSTKFNQIFVELVEKRGILFEPELMQKYGGLQAMLAQAKLGIQLTLKGKMSPLPAKIKDPKKFSEALEKVGKQ; this comes from the coding sequence ATGGCAGTTAAAAATAAAAAGTTTTTATTCGGTCTGAAGGTCGATCGCCAACTCGACGGCGATAAAATGAATCGGGAATTTCTCGATAAAGTGATTGCGGAAGGTGGCGAAGGCGCTGCGATCGCAGCTTGTATGCAGTGCGGTACCTGTAGCGGTGGCTGTACCAATATTGACCTGATGGATATGTCACCCAGAACTCTGGTTTTAATGGTGCAGAGAGGAGAATGGGAAAAGGTACTGAAAAGTAACGCTCTGTGGTTATGTACTTCTTGCTACATTTGTACCTCTCGGTGTCCCCGTGGCGTGCGTCCTGCCGATGTAATTGAGGCGGTGAAAGCGATCGGCATTCGTCAAGGAGTCGAGAACGATTCTACCAAGTTCAATCAAATATTTGTAGAATTGGTCGAGAAAAGAGGCATTTTATTTGAACCCGAACTAATGCAGAAATATGGCGGTTTACAAGCCATGCTCGCACAAGCAAAATTGGGGATTCAATTAACCCTCAAAGGCAAAATGTCACCATTACCAGCCAAAATTAAAGACCCCAAAAAATTTAGCGAAGCATTAGAAAAGGTAGGCAAACAATGA
- a CDS encoding CoB--CoM heterodisulfide reductase iron-sulfur subunit B family protein gives MKYSYYPGCSLHTTAKEFDMSTKVVMTELGIELKELHDWSCCGGSVAAGVSHDVGMAMAARNVALAQKENLDLLASCSGCYNKSARALKALDTEAEKERITAILSEMGISVSDCNIRVRNVVDVLANDLDISPHIKKPLTGLKVACYYGCLLTRPADITGWDSPVFPMSMDKLAQACGAEVVDFRSKTKCCGGPILVSKQEVAFELTKKLLDEAKSLGADCIVLACPLCSTNLELRQPDIEKNYNVSYNLPILYITEIIGLALGIKPGKLGLNKHIVSPKTVLNKLGF, from the coding sequence ATGAAATATTCTTACTATCCCGGATGCAGCCTTCATACCACTGCCAAAGAATTCGATATGTCAACGAAAGTGGTAATGACAGAACTGGGAATTGAGCTAAAAGAACTCCATGATTGGTCATGTTGCGGTGGTTCCGTGGCGGCTGGAGTTTCCCACGATGTTGGTATGGCGATGGCGGCGAGAAATGTCGCTTTAGCACAAAAGGAAAACCTCGACCTTTTAGCTTCTTGTTCCGGTTGTTATAACAAGTCAGCGAGAGCGTTAAAGGCATTAGATACCGAAGCCGAAAAAGAAAGAATTACGGCGATTCTTTCCGAAATGGGAATCTCGGTTTCTGACTGCAACATTCGAGTTAGAAATGTGGTCGATGTTTTAGCTAACGACCTAGATATTTCCCCTCACATCAAAAAGCCTTTAACAGGTTTGAAAGTAGCTTGTTATTATGGTTGTCTGTTAACTCGACCCGCAGATATCACAGGTTGGGATTCTCCCGTTTTCCCGATGTCAATGGATAAATTAGCTCAAGCTTGTGGCGCAGAAGTCGTTGATTTTCGGTCGAAGACCAAGTGTTGTGGTGGCCCGATTTTGGTGTCAAAGCAAGAGGTTGCTTTTGAGTTAACTAAGAAACTCTTAGATGAGGCAAAATCTCTCGGTGCAGATTGCATTGTGTTAGCTTGTCCGTTATGTTCAACTAACCTGGAACTAAGGCAACCCGATATTGAGAAGAACTACAATGTTTCTTACAATCTACCAATTCTCTATATCACGGAAATTATTGGCTTAGCTTTAGGCATTAAACCCGGTAAGTTGGGGCTTAATAAGCACATTGTTTCACCAAAAACCGTGTTAAATAAATTGGGTTTCTGA
- a CDS encoding PAS domain-containing sensor histidine kinase, which produces MHELFHSFVKLNLFIPHGHCYLWKPELVGLHLISDVTIALAYYSIPITLLYFVRQRRDLPFYGIFLLFSAFIISCGTTHLMEVWTLWHPIYWVSGALKAITALVSLYTAFILASLIPEALALPSLATTNQKLEAEIAERQKTEIALRESEEKFRSIFEQAAVGMCLVSPNGQFIRTNPKLSEILGYSQPELLNLKFKDVTHPEDLAIDLEQVQKLLTGEMQTFLREKRYIRKDGAIVQANLTVSLLRDAAGNPQQFISVIQDITDRKRAEAALQDSESRFQAFMNNSPTASWITDENGRLIYISETYKQVFQIPEDYIPQKTDRQLYSPELAQQYLQNIRKVVQTRQVVEAIELAPRRDGTIGQFLVYKFPLQSLSKQLLVGGVAIDITDRVRAEQALQQLNQELEARVAQRTAALQASEERFRNLVETSSDWVWEINEHNVYTYVSPKVFDILGYQPDEIIGKTPFELMPKEEAEKVAAELRKYKDARQPIHCIENTNLHRCGNSVVLETSGVPFFDPQGNFQGYRGIDRDITRRKQVEAELLAVTNLQQAILDGTDYAIISNNIDGIIQTFNSAAQKMLGYTAEEVVGQITPAIFHDPEELKQRAEALSLELGKKIAPGREFFATKAQNGTYDDEWTYIRKDGSRFPVLLSIKFLEDSQGKTIGFLGIAKDITQQKQIEAKLRQNAVHLATAQRIAHLGSWETDLQTQEIVWSEEVFRIFGREPASGPPSYKEFRQSVHPDDLDRHDALLQQTIEQGQPYEYEYRLLHPDGKLRYLLARAEAILDPNGKSVRVVGTVLDLTDRKLAEEQLRNLSDRLTLAVKSGAIGIWEWDIVRNLGIWDDRMYELYGLERCEPDKVCQQWLNRLHPDDRAQVEASLALALHGKKEYDIEFRVIHTDGKVRYLKGYALVQRNERGEPQRMVGINYDITERQQNEEQLRNLSVRLTLALKSRAIGIWDWDMVREAEWDDRMYELYGWSKSDRVATYKDWLDAVHPDSRAAADANLQDAVRVKKEYDTEFRIIRPDGSIRYIKARAVIQRNERGEPQRMVGINYDITDRKLAEEALRESERRYASLAEAAPVAIFRFDTDGNCIYVNDRWSEMMGRPTEAALGIGWVDILHPEDRDRIPMKLAQWLQTSAPGETYRDEGRTVRSDGTIIWFYCQIIPETNSNGIPIGYIGTLTDITDRKLAEQQLQESRMMLQLVLDTIPQRVFWKDRQFRYLGCNRTFAEDGQITIEEILGKTDFELPWAKWAHLYRADDTKVIDTGTPKLGYEEPTEFTNGKSLWIRTNKVPLTNSAGEVIGVLGSYEDITDRKLAEEKLRHTNEELMLANVELARATRLKDEFLANMSHELRTPLNVILGMAEGLQDSVFGEMGERQKKSLATIESSGRHLLELINDILDLSKIEAGKLELEISDVSIKELCEASVVFVKHLAFQKGIHFHTNIPENLGSIEADDRRLRQALINLLSNAVKFTPEGGSVTLEVRLENAIETPELEETITSSIPKSSYHLCFAIIDTGIGIAPENLGKLFQAFVQIDSSLSRRYSGTGLGLALVKQIANLHGGTVSVSSEVGRGSCFTIRIPYLGSSHSDRMEVDRKLYGAIASSVSTLESPLILLVDDNQPTSDTVSSYLKSRGYRLIVANNGQQALNLAQTQQPNLILMDIQMPEMDGLEAIRQIRAQGQTDIAIIALTALAMSGDRQKCLQAGADEYLTKPIQLQRLSLIIQQILSKDNKNL; this is translated from the coding sequence ATGCACGAATTGTTTCACAGCTTTGTCAAGCTTAATTTATTTATTCCACACGGGCATTGCTACCTATGGAAGCCCGAATTAGTCGGACTTCATCTGATTTCCGATGTGACGATCGCACTTGCTTATTATTCCATCCCCATTACGCTGCTCTACTTTGTTCGCCAGCGACGAGATTTACCGTTTTATGGTATTTTTCTGCTATTTAGCGCCTTTATTATTTCCTGTGGCACTACTCACCTCATGGAAGTATGGACGCTTTGGCATCCCATCTACTGGGTGTCTGGAGCGCTCAAAGCAATCACAGCTTTGGTTTCACTTTATACCGCCTTCATATTGGCATCTCTAATTCCCGAAGCCCTCGCACTGCCAAGTTTAGCCACGACAAATCAGAAGCTAGAGGCGGAAATTGCCGAACGTCAGAAAACCGAAATCGCACTGCGAGAGAGCGAAGAAAAATTTCGCAGTATCTTCGAGCAAGCAGCCGTAGGAATGTGCCTGGTGTCGCCCAACGGCCAATTTATTCGCACCAACCCAAAATTATCTGAGATTCTAGGATATTCTCAGCCAGAACTCTTAAACCTAAAGTTTAAAGACGTTACTCACCCGGAAGATTTAGCGATCGATCTCGAACAGGTACAAAAGCTGTTAACAGGCGAAATGCAGACCTTTTTGAGAGAAAAGCGCTATATCCGCAAAGATGGTGCGATCGTACAGGCAAACTTGACCGTTTCATTGCTACGCGATGCGGCGGGTAATCCCCAACAGTTTATCAGCGTTATTCAGGACATTACCGATCGCAAACGAGCAGAAGCCGCTTTGCAGGACAGCGAATCGCGCTTTCAAGCCTTTATGAATAACAGTCCCACCGCTTCCTGGATTACAGATGAAAACGGACGACTCATTTATATTAGCGAAACCTACAAACAAGTATTTCAGATTCCAGAAGATTATATACCTCAAAAAACTGACAGACAGCTTTATTCCCCTGAGTTAGCTCAACAATACTTGCAAAACATTCGGAAAGTAGTCCAAACTCGTCAAGTAGTGGAAGCGATCGAACTCGCACCCAGACGAGATGGTACGATCGGACAATTTTTAGTGTACAAATTTCCCCTGCAAAGTCTTTCCAAGCAACTATTGGTGGGTGGTGTGGCGATCGATATTACCGATCGAGTTCGTGCAGAACAAGCGCTGCAACAGTTAAATCAGGAACTGGAAGCGAGAGTCGCACAACGCACCGCAGCTTTGCAAGCTAGTGAAGAACGTTTTCGCAATCTGGTAGAAACTTCTAGCGATTGGGTATGGGAAATAAACGAACATAACGTTTATACTTATGTCAGTCCAAAAGTATTTGATATTCTCGGCTATCAACCCGATGAAATTATCGGCAAAACACCTTTTGAATTGATGCCAAAAGAAGAAGCCGAAAAAGTTGCAGCCGAGTTGAGAAAGTATAAAGATGCCCGTCAACCGATTCACTGCATAGAAAATACCAACCTGCATCGGTGCGGCAATTCAGTTGTGTTGGAAACTAGCGGAGTACCATTTTTCGATCCGCAAGGAAACTTCCAAGGCTATCGCGGGATCGATCGAGATATCACCCGACGCAAACAAGTAGAAGCCGAGTTATTAGCGGTCACTAATTTACAACAAGCAATTCTAGATGGTACAGACTATGCCATTATTTCCAATAACATCGATGGCATCATCCAAACCTTCAACTCAGCCGCTCAAAAGATGTTGGGCTATACAGCAGAAGAAGTCGTCGGGCAGATAACTCCCGCAATATTCCACGACCCAGAAGAACTCAAGCAAAGGGCAGAAGCACTTTCCTTAGAACTGGGCAAGAAAATCGCGCCCGGTAGAGAATTTTTTGCGACGAAAGCGCAAAATGGAACCTATGACGACGAATGGACTTACATCCGCAAAGATGGCTCTCGTTTTCCTGTATTGCTATCAATTAAATTCCTAGAAGATTCCCAAGGAAAAACGATCGGATTTTTAGGGATTGCCAAAGATATTACCCAACAAAAACAGATCGAAGCAAAACTCCGTCAAAATGCAGTCCACCTAGCCACCGCACAGCGGATCGCCCATTTAGGCAGTTGGGAAACTGACTTGCAAACCCAAGAAATTGTCTGGTCAGAAGAAGTTTTTCGCATTTTCGGACGCGAGCCTGCATCTGGCCCACCTTCCTACAAGGAGTTCCGCCAGTCCGTCCATCCCGACGATCTCGATCGACACGATGCGTTATTGCAGCAGACGATCGAACAGGGGCAGCCTTACGAATACGAGTATCGCTTACTTCATCCAGATGGAAAATTACGCTACTTGCTAGCACGAGCCGAAGCGATATTAGATCCTAATGGCAAGTCAGTGCGCGTAGTTGGTACAGTGCTGGATCTGACCGATCGCAAACTTGCCGAAGAACAGTTGCGTAACTTATCCGATCGATTGACACTAGCAGTGAAGTCAGGTGCGATCGGTATTTGGGAGTGGGATATCGTTCGCAATCTAGGCATCTGGGATGATCGAATGTACGAACTGTACGGCTTAGAAAGGTGCGAGCCCGATAAAGTTTGTCAGCAATGGTTAAATCGGCTGCATCCAGACGATCGGGCACAAGTGGAAGCCTCTCTCGCTTTAGCTTTACACGGTAAGAAAGAATACGATATCGAATTCCGCGTCATTCATACCGATGGCAAAGTCCGTTACCTCAAAGGCTACGCGCTGGTGCAACGCAACGAGCGAGGCGAACCGCAACGCATGGTTGGTATTAACTATGACATTACAGAGCGCCAACAAAACGAAGAACAGTTGCGTAACTTGTCCGTTCGATTGACATTAGCACTTAAGTCACGCGCGATCGGGATCTGGGATTGGGATATGGTTCGCGAGGCAGAATGGGACGATCGAATGTACGAACTGTATGGCTGGTCAAAATCCGATCGAGTTGCCACATATAAAGATTGGCTCGACGCAGTTCATCCAGACTCGCGGGCAGCCGCAGATGCCAACCTTCAGGATGCCGTCAGGGTAAAAAAGGAATACGATACAGAATTTCGCATCATTCGTCCAGATGGCAGCATCCGCTATATCAAAGCCCGTGCGGTGATTCAACGCAACGAGCGAGGCGAACCGCAACGCATGGTCGGTATTAACTATGACATTACAGATCGCAAACTGGCGGAGGAAGCATTGCGGGAAAGCGAACGCCGCTATGCAAGCTTAGCAGAAGCAGCTCCGGTTGCCATTTTCCGGTTTGATACCGATGGTAACTGCATCTATGTCAACGATCGGTGGAGCGAAATGATGGGTAGACCAACTGAAGCGGCGTTGGGGATAGGGTGGGTAGATATTTTGCACCCAGAAGACCGCGATCGCATCCCGATGAAATTGGCGCAATGGTTGCAAACATCCGCTCCAGGAGAAACCTATCGAGACGAAGGCAGAACTGTGCGATCGGATGGCACGATTATATGGTTCTACTGCCAGATAATACCCGAAACCAACAGCAACGGCATCCCGATCGGCTACATCGGTACCTTAACAGATATCACCGATCGCAAACTGGCCGAACAACAATTGCAAGAATCTCGCATGATGCTGCAATTAGTCTTGGATACAATTCCCCAGCGTGTCTTTTGGAAAGATCGCCAATTCCGTTATTTAGGCTGCAACCGAACATTTGCTGAGGATGGTCAAATAACTATCGAGGAGATCCTGGGCAAGACAGACTTTGAGTTACCTTGGGCTAAGTGGGCCCATCTCTACCGTGCAGATGATACAAAAGTGATTGACACCGGAACTCCCAAATTGGGTTATGAGGAGCCAACCGAATTTACGAATGGTAAGTCATTATGGATACGAACGAACAAAGTTCCCCTCACCAACAGTGCAGGTGAGGTAATTGGCGTTCTCGGTTCTTATGAAGATATTACCGATCGCAAACTGGCAGAAGAAAAATTGCGGCATACCAACGAAGAACTGATGCTTGCTAACGTCGAACTTGCCCGCGCTACCCGCCTGAAAGACGAATTTTTGGCCAATATGAGTCACGAATTGCGAACTCCTTTAAATGTGATTCTGGGTATGGCGGAAGGACTACAGGACAGCGTATTTGGTGAGATGGGCGAGCGGCAAAAAAAATCCCTCGCCACCATTGAGAGCAGCGGCAGGCATCTGCTGGAACTGATTAATGACATTCTGGATTTATCTAAAATCGAAGCTGGCAAATTAGAACTGGAAATCAGCGATGTTTCCATAAAAGAATTATGCGAAGCCAGTGTTGTTTTTGTCAAACATCTAGCCTTTCAAAAAGGTATTCATTTTCATACTAATATCCCTGAAAATTTGGGTAGCATTGAGGCAGACGATCGCCGCCTGCGTCAGGCACTGATCAACCTGCTCAGCAATGCCGTTAAATTTACTCCCGAAGGAGGTTCTGTTACCCTAGAAGTTCGGCTGGAGAATGCCATAGAAACCCCAGAATTAGAAGAAACAATTACTTCATCGATTCCCAAATCCTCCTATCACCTCTGCTTTGCCATCATCGATACGGGTATCGGCATTGCACCAGAAAATCTAGGCAAACTCTTCCAAGCTTTTGTGCAAATTGATAGTAGCTTGAGTCGCCGTTACAGCGGTACTGGTTTGGGGCTGGCACTCGTCAAACAAATCGCCAACTTGCACGGAGGAACAGTATCAGTTAGTAGTGAAGTAGGACGAGGTAGTTGTTTTACGATTCGCATTCCCTACCTTGGCAGCAGCCACTCAGACAGGATGGAAGTCGATCGCAAGCTATATGGGGCGATCGCCAGCTCAGTTTCTACCCTAGAATCTCCTTTAATCCTGCTGGTGGATGATAATCAACCAACCAGCGATACCGTATCTAGCTATCTCAAAAGTCGCGGCTATCGTCTAATTGTGGCAAACAACGGACAACAAGCCCTCAACCTTGCTCAAACTCAACAGCCTAACCTAATTCTGATGGACATTCAAATGCCAGAAATGGACGGGCTGGAAGCGATACGTCAAATCCGCGCCCAAGGGCAAACAGATATTGCCATCATCGCACTGACGGCACTAGCTATGTCTGGCGATCGGCAAAAGTGTTTGCAAGCAGGTGCGGATGAATATTTAACTAAACCGATCCAACTGCAACGTCTGTCTCTAATTATTCAACAAATTTTATCGAAAGATAATAAAAATTTGTAA